In a genomic window of Myxococcus fulvus:
- a CDS encoding acyl-CoA dehydrogenase family protein, with amino-acid sequence MHARTPEQASFAASIDAFCRARTGTRAQRDALTQHGVEAHNVELYAQMAELGWLGVGIDAEYGGSGGGMSEICLFAERTAYGLAPVGGYVTTAVAAGPYAKFGTPAQKQKVLTGITQGRVEAISISEPGAGSDAAAITCRAERASGGFVVNGQKTWCSNAHIADHLLLVARTRSAGQGSRHEGLTMFCVPANTPGVEIRGIPTLNGKEVNDVYFTDCFLPEDSVVGVVDQAWPQLMSGLNSERLILAATMLGRGRRAFDDAVAYVKDRKQFGKPVGSFQALKHRIADLALELECSELLLYRVAQMADEAPEKMLPREASMAKLKATETAKRVALEGVQMMGGYGYATEFDMESHLRATVISTVYGGTSEIQRDIIGKTFGL; translated from the coding sequence ATGCACGCCAGAACCCCCGAGCAAGCTTCGTTCGCCGCGTCCATCGATGCCTTCTGCCGCGCCAGGACGGGCACCCGCGCCCAGCGCGACGCCTTGACCCAGCACGGCGTCGAGGCGCACAACGTGGAGCTGTACGCGCAGATGGCCGAGCTGGGCTGGCTGGGCGTGGGCATCGACGCGGAGTACGGCGGCTCCGGCGGCGGCATGTCGGAGATCTGCCTGTTCGCGGAGCGGACCGCCTACGGGCTCGCGCCGGTGGGCGGCTACGTCACCACCGCCGTCGCGGCCGGGCCCTACGCGAAGTTCGGCACGCCCGCGCAGAAGCAGAAGGTGCTCACGGGAATCACGCAAGGACGGGTGGAGGCCATCTCCATCTCGGAGCCCGGCGCGGGCTCGGACGCGGCGGCCATCACCTGCCGCGCCGAGCGCGCCTCCGGCGGCTTCGTCGTCAATGGCCAGAAGACGTGGTGCTCCAACGCGCACATCGCCGACCACCTGCTGCTGGTGGCGAGGACGCGCAGCGCGGGCCAGGGCTCGCGCCACGAGGGGCTCACCATGTTCTGCGTGCCCGCGAACACGCCGGGCGTGGAGATTCGCGGCATCCCCACGCTCAACGGCAAGGAGGTCAACGACGTCTACTTCACCGACTGCTTCCTGCCCGAGGACAGCGTGGTGGGCGTGGTGGACCAGGCGTGGCCGCAGCTGATGTCCGGGCTCAACAGCGAGCGGCTCATCCTGGCGGCGACGATGCTGGGCCGGGGCCGGCGCGCGTTCGACGACGCGGTGGCGTACGTGAAGGACCGCAAGCAGTTCGGCAAGCCGGTGGGCTCGTTCCAGGCCCTCAAGCACCGCATCGCGGACCTGGCGCTGGAGCTGGAGTGCAGCGAGCTGCTCCTGTACCGCGTGGCGCAGATGGCGGACGAGGCCCCCGAGAAGATGCTCCCGCGCGAGGCCTCCATGGCCAAGCTGAAGGCCACCGAGACGGCCAAGCGCGTGGCGCTGGAAGGCGTGCAGATGATGGGTGGCTACGGCTACGCCACCGAGTTCGACATGGAGTCGCACCTGCGTGCCACGGTGATTTCCACCGTCTATGGTGGCACCAGCGAAATCCAGCGGGACATCATCGGCAAGACGTTCGGACTCTAG
- a CDS encoding acyl-CoA dehydrogenase family protein has product MTARPRWSSDELEQVRGLAATYFTKEVLPNVPKHVAQGFPDKALYRRAGELGLLCMSVPEAYGGGGGTFAHEAILLEEQVRAGDPTMGFAVHSTIVAHYVLAYASEAQKLKWLPKLASGEWVGAIAMTEPGTGSDLQAISTRAVRDGDFYKVSGSKTFISNGRVCDFLIIAVRTSDVKGHAGISLLCAEVSDTTPGFERGRILEKLGGHGQDTTELFFDDLQIPAVNVLGGEEGAGFIQLMQQLPQERLATAVLAQASIERAVALTVDYTKQRQVFGKPLFALQNTRFELAECATLGRVGRAFLDECVEKHLLGELDVASAAMAKYWLTDQASSVADRCLQLFGGYGYMKEYPIAHLFADTRVMRIFAGANEVMKELVARSL; this is encoded by the coding sequence ATGACGGCACGTCCTCGGTGGAGCTCCGACGAGCTCGAGCAGGTGCGCGGCCTCGCGGCCACCTATTTCACGAAGGAGGTCCTCCCCAACGTGCCCAAGCACGTGGCCCAGGGCTTCCCGGACAAGGCGCTCTACCGCCGGGCGGGCGAGCTGGGCCTCTTGTGCATGTCCGTCCCGGAGGCGTACGGCGGCGGCGGCGGCACGTTCGCCCACGAGGCCATCCTCCTGGAGGAGCAGGTGCGCGCCGGAGACCCGACGATGGGCTTCGCGGTGCACTCCACCATCGTCGCGCACTACGTGCTCGCGTACGCCTCCGAGGCGCAGAAGCTCAAGTGGCTGCCCAAGCTCGCCAGCGGCGAGTGGGTGGGCGCCATCGCCATGACGGAGCCGGGCACGGGCTCGGATTTGCAGGCCATCTCCACCCGCGCGGTGCGCGACGGCGACTTCTACAAGGTGAGCGGGTCCAAGACGTTCATCTCCAACGGCCGCGTCTGTGACTTCCTCATCATCGCGGTGCGAACCAGCGACGTGAAGGGCCACGCGGGCATCTCCCTCTTGTGTGCCGAGGTCTCCGACACCACGCCCGGCTTCGAGCGGGGCCGCATCCTGGAGAAGCTGGGCGGCCACGGGCAGGACACCACGGAGCTGTTCTTCGACGACCTCCAGATTCCGGCCGTCAACGTGCTGGGCGGCGAGGAGGGCGCGGGCTTCATCCAGCTGATGCAGCAGCTGCCCCAGGAGCGGCTGGCCACCGCGGTGCTCGCCCAGGCAAGCATCGAGCGGGCCGTGGCCCTCACCGTCGACTACACCAAGCAGCGCCAGGTGTTCGGCAAGCCGCTTTTCGCTCTGCAGAACACGCGCTTCGAGCTGGCGGAATGCGCGACGCTGGGGCGGGTTGGACGGGCGTTCCTCGACGAGTGCGTGGAGAAGCACCTGTTGGGGGAGCTGGACGTGGCGTCCGCGGCCATGGCCAAGTACTGGCTGACGGACCAGGCGAGCAGTGTCGCGGACCGTTGCCTCCAGCTTTTCGGAGGGTATGGGTACATGAAGGAATACCCCATTGCTCACCTGTTCGCGGATACTCGCGTCATGCGCATCTTCGCCGGCGCCAACGAGGTCATGAAAGAGCTCGTCGCCCGTTCGCTGTAG
- a CDS encoding acetyl-CoA C-acetyltransferase, translating to MSQEAFIFDAVRTPRGKGKKGALHGIKPISLLVGLVDALKKRHPGLDPKQIDDIVLGIVSPVGDQGADIARTLVLAAGLPETVGGVQLNRFCASGLTAVNMAAQQVRSGWEHLVIAGGVESMSRVPMGSDGGAWAMDPATNYDTYFVPQGISADLIATMEGFTREDVDTYAAQSQARAAKSWAEGYFKNSVVPVVDQNGLVVLERDEHPRKDTTVASLGQLSPSFAGMGEMGGFDAVALQKYHMVERIEHVHTPGNSSGIVDGAALVLIGSEKVGKSLGLTPRARIAAVATSGSDPTIMLTGPIPATRKLLDMTGLSVKDIDLFELNEAFASVVLKYQKDLGIPNEKINVNGGAIAMGHPLGATGAMILGTMVDELERRKARRAVITLCVGGGMGVATLIERV from the coding sequence GTGAGCCAGGAAGCATTCATCTTCGACGCCGTCCGTACACCTCGCGGCAAGGGCAAGAAGGGCGCGCTGCACGGCATCAAGCCCATCTCCCTGCTGGTCGGCCTGGTGGACGCCCTCAAGAAGCGCCACCCCGGCCTGGACCCCAAGCAGATCGACGACATCGTGCTGGGCATCGTCTCGCCGGTGGGCGACCAGGGCGCGGACATCGCGCGCACGCTGGTGCTGGCGGCGGGCCTGCCGGAGACGGTGGGCGGCGTGCAGCTCAACCGCTTCTGTGCCTCCGGCCTGACGGCGGTGAACATGGCCGCGCAGCAGGTGCGCTCGGGCTGGGAGCACCTGGTCATCGCGGGCGGCGTGGAGAGCATGTCGCGCGTGCCCATGGGCTCCGACGGCGGCGCGTGGGCCATGGACCCGGCCACCAACTACGACACGTACTTCGTGCCGCAGGGCATCTCCGCGGACCTCATCGCCACGATGGAGGGCTTCACCCGCGAGGACGTGGACACCTACGCCGCGCAGTCGCAGGCGCGCGCCGCGAAGTCCTGGGCGGAGGGCTACTTCAAGAACTCCGTCGTCCCCGTGGTGGACCAGAACGGCCTGGTCGTCCTGGAGCGCGACGAGCACCCGCGCAAGGACACCACGGTGGCGTCGCTGGGGCAGCTGAGCCCGTCCTTCGCCGGCATGGGTGAGATGGGCGGCTTCGACGCGGTGGCGCTGCAGAAGTACCACATGGTGGAGCGCATCGAGCACGTGCACACCCCGGGCAACTCGTCGGGAATCGTGGACGGCGCGGCGCTGGTGCTCATCGGCTCGGAGAAGGTGGGCAAGTCACTGGGGCTGACGCCGCGCGCGCGCATCGCCGCGGTGGCCACGTCCGGCTCGGACCCGACCATCATGCTGACGGGCCCCATCCCCGCCACGCGCAAGCTGCTCGACATGACGGGCCTGTCGGTGAAGGACATCGACCTGTTCGAGCTCAACGAGGCCTTCGCCTCCGTGGTGCTCAAGTACCAGAAGGACCTGGGCATCCCGAACGAGAAGATCAACGTCAACGGCGGCGCCATCGCCATGGGGCACCCGCTGGGCGCCACGGGCGCGATGATTCTCGGCACCATGGTGGACGAGCTGGAGCGGCGCAAGGCGCGCCGGGCCGTCATCACCCTGTGCGTCGGCGGTGGCATGGGCGTGGCCACCCTCATCGAGCGCGTCTGA
- a CDS encoding 3-hydroxyacyl-CoA dehydrogenase NAD-binding domain-containing protein, producing MSEQSTIRWDKDADGIVTLTLDDPNQSANTMNAAYIQSMRATVERLVKEKADIKGVVITSAKKTFFAGGDLNDLLKIRKENAKQAFELGQELKAQLRALETLGKPVVAAINGAALGGGLEIALACHRRIVADVKGAQIGLPEVTLGLLPGAGGVVRTVRMLGIVDALMKVLLQGQRYRPQEAKEVGLVHEVVDSVEALVPAAKAWVKANPTSQQPWDVKGYKIPGGTPTSPGLAANLPAFPANLRKQLKGANMPAPRAIMAVAVESTQVDVDTAFTIESRYFTELATGQVAKNMIQAFFFDMQHINSGGGRPKGYPQHTAKKVGILGAGMMGAGIAYVCAKAGIEVVLKDVSVASAEKGKQYSVKLVEKALEKGKTTKEKGDALLARITPTQDAAALKGCDLVIEAVFEGVELKHKVFQEVQDVVAPDAVLASNTSTLPITLLAEGVKRSEDFVGMHFFSPVDKMPLLELIAGKKTSDATLAKAIDIAVQIGKTPIVVNDSRGFFTSRVIGTFLNEAIAMVGEGISPASIEQAGLQAGYPAAPLALMDELTLTLPRKIRLETKAAAEAEGKPWADHGSYAVVDALIDQHGRKGRSTGAGFYDYVDGKRAGLWAGLAKHYTKPGTTIPFEDMKERMLFAEAIDTVRCFDEGVLRSAADANIGSILGIGFPAWTGGVAQFINGYEGPSGTGLRGFIARANELAKRYGKHFEPPASLIQKAERGELLK from the coding sequence ATGAGCGAGCAGAGCACCATCCGCTGGGACAAGGATGCCGACGGCATCGTCACCTTGACGCTGGATGACCCCAACCAGTCCGCCAACACCATGAACGCCGCGTACATCCAGTCGATGCGCGCGACGGTGGAGCGGCTGGTCAAGGAGAAGGCGGACATCAAGGGCGTCGTCATCACCTCCGCGAAGAAGACCTTCTTCGCCGGCGGCGACCTGAATGACCTGTTGAAGATCCGCAAGGAGAACGCGAAGCAGGCGTTCGAGCTGGGCCAGGAGCTCAAGGCGCAGCTGCGCGCGCTGGAGACCCTGGGCAAGCCCGTGGTCGCCGCCATCAACGGCGCGGCGCTGGGCGGCGGTCTGGAGATTGCCCTGGCCTGTCACCGCCGCATCGTCGCGGACGTGAAGGGCGCGCAGATTGGCCTGCCGGAAGTGACGCTGGGCCTGCTGCCCGGAGCGGGCGGCGTGGTGCGCACGGTGCGGATGCTGGGCATCGTGGACGCGCTGATGAAGGTGCTCCTGCAGGGCCAGCGCTACCGTCCGCAGGAGGCCAAGGAGGTGGGCCTGGTGCACGAGGTGGTGGACTCGGTGGAGGCGCTGGTCCCCGCGGCCAAGGCGTGGGTGAAGGCGAACCCGACCTCGCAGCAGCCATGGGACGTGAAGGGCTACAAGATTCCGGGCGGCACGCCGACGTCCCCCGGGCTCGCGGCGAACCTGCCGGCCTTCCCCGCCAACCTGCGCAAGCAGCTCAAGGGCGCGAACATGCCCGCCCCCCGCGCCATCATGGCGGTGGCGGTGGAGAGCACGCAGGTGGACGTGGACACCGCGTTCACCATCGAGTCGCGCTACTTCACGGAGCTGGCGACGGGCCAGGTCGCGAAGAACATGATCCAGGCGTTCTTCTTCGACATGCAGCACATCAACTCCGGTGGCGGCCGGCCCAAGGGCTACCCGCAGCACACGGCGAAGAAGGTGGGCATCCTGGGCGCCGGCATGATGGGCGCGGGCATCGCCTACGTGTGCGCCAAGGCGGGCATCGAGGTGGTGCTCAAGGACGTGAGCGTCGCCTCCGCGGAGAAGGGCAAGCAGTACTCCGTGAAGCTCGTGGAGAAGGCCCTGGAGAAGGGCAAGACGACGAAGGAGAAGGGCGACGCGCTGCTCGCGCGCATCACCCCCACCCAGGACGCCGCGGCGCTCAAGGGCTGCGACCTGGTCATCGAGGCCGTGTTCGAGGGCGTGGAGCTCAAGCACAAGGTCTTCCAGGAGGTCCAGGACGTGGTGGCGCCCGACGCGGTGCTGGCGTCCAACACGTCCACGCTGCCCATCACGCTGCTCGCGGAGGGCGTGAAGCGCTCCGAGGACTTCGTGGGCATGCACTTCTTCTCGCCCGTGGACAAGATGCCGCTCCTGGAGCTCATCGCCGGCAAGAAGACGAGCGACGCGACGCTGGCGAAGGCCATCGACATCGCGGTGCAGATCGGCAAGACGCCCATCGTCGTCAATGACAGCCGCGGCTTCTTCACCAGCCGCGTCATCGGCACGTTCCTCAACGAGGCCATCGCCATGGTGGGCGAGGGCATCTCCCCTGCGTCCATCGAGCAGGCGGGCCTGCAGGCGGGCTACCCCGCGGCGCCCCTGGCGCTGATGGACGAGCTCACGTTGACGTTGCCGCGGAAGATCCGCCTGGAGACGAAGGCCGCCGCGGAGGCCGAGGGCAAGCCGTGGGCGGACCATGGCAGCTACGCCGTCGTCGACGCGCTCATCGACCAGCACGGGCGCAAGGGCCGCTCCACGGGGGCGGGCTTCTACGACTACGTGGACGGCAAGCGCGCGGGCCTGTGGGCGGGGCTGGCCAAGCACTACACCAAGCCGGGCACCACCATCCCCTTCGAGGACATGAAGGAGCGGATGCTGTTCGCGGAGGCCATCGACACGGTGCGCTGCTTCGACGAGGGCGTGCTGCGCTCGGCGGCGGACGCCAACATCGGCTCCATCCTGGGCATCGGCTTCCCGGCGTGGACGGGCGGCGTGGCCCAGTTCATCAACGGCTACGAGGGGCCCTCGGGCACGGGCCTCAGGGGCTTCATCGCTCGCGCGAACGAGCTGGCGAAGCGCTACGGCAAGCACTTCGAGCCGCCCGCGTCGCTCATCCAGAAAGCGGAGCGAGGTGAGCTCCTGAAGTAG
- a CDS encoding aldehyde dehydrogenase family protein — protein sequence MVQSSSRLAAVPPPLDAGALVEKQRAYFESRVTLPLEWRRARLEALDRVVRKYEAEILAALKADLSKSAEEAYLTEVGSIYGEIKGALKHLKSWMKPRRASAPIVIQPARAYQYSDPLGVTLIIAPWNYPYQLSIAPIIGALAAGCTAVLKPSELAPATSAVLAKLLGEAFSPEVVAVVEGDAEASRELLAQRWDLIFFTGGTQVGRVVAEAAAKHLTPTVLELGGKSPCIVDRSADLEVTARRIAWGKYVNAGQTCIAPDYVLIPPELKAPFTELVKKAVTQFYGQDARQSSDYGRIISPRHFERVKALAGHGKVVFGGEHDASNRFFAPTVITDAPLSSPLMQDEIFGPLLPLVDCPNIDEAIRFVRSRPKPLALYSFSKDAAVNERVLAETSSGGAVVNDVCVHFAVEGLPFGGVGESGVGGYHGQSSFDAFSHKKSVVKRPFLLDLAMRYPPYVGKLGLFKRLM from the coding sequence ATGGTCCAGAGCTCCAGTCGCCTCGCCGCCGTACCGCCTCCGCTCGACGCGGGGGCGCTCGTCGAAAAGCAGCGCGCCTATTTCGAGTCTCGCGTCACGCTCCCGCTCGAGTGGCGGAGGGCGCGGCTGGAAGCCCTGGACCGGGTGGTGCGCAAGTACGAGGCGGAGATTCTCGCCGCCCTCAAGGCCGACCTCTCGAAGAGCGCCGAGGAGGCGTATCTGACGGAGGTCGGCAGCATCTATGGAGAAATCAAGGGCGCGCTCAAGCACCTCAAGTCTTGGATGAAGCCGCGCCGGGCCTCGGCGCCCATCGTCATCCAGCCTGCGCGGGCATACCAATACTCGGACCCGCTGGGCGTGACGCTCATCATCGCGCCGTGGAACTACCCGTATCAGCTGTCCATCGCGCCGATCATCGGGGCGCTCGCCGCCGGGTGCACCGCGGTGCTCAAGCCCAGCGAGCTGGCGCCGGCCACGTCGGCGGTGCTGGCGAAGCTCCTGGGTGAGGCCTTCTCCCCGGAAGTCGTAGCCGTGGTGGAGGGCGACGCGGAGGCCAGCCGCGAGCTGTTGGCGCAGCGCTGGGACCTCATCTTCTTCACCGGCGGCACCCAGGTGGGCCGCGTGGTGGCCGAGGCCGCCGCGAAGCACCTGACGCCCACGGTGCTGGAATTGGGCGGCAAGAGCCCCTGCATCGTCGACCGGAGCGCGGACCTGGAGGTCACCGCGCGCCGCATCGCCTGGGGCAAGTACGTCAACGCGGGCCAGACGTGCATCGCCCCGGACTACGTGCTGATTCCTCCCGAGCTCAAGGCGCCCTTCACGGAGCTGGTGAAGAAGGCCGTCACCCAGTTCTACGGCCAGGACGCGCGCCAGAGCAGCGACTACGGCCGCATCATCAGCCCCCGGCACTTCGAGCGCGTGAAGGCGCTGGCCGGGCACGGCAAGGTGGTCTTCGGCGGCGAGCACGACGCGTCAAACCGCTTCTTCGCGCCCACCGTCATCACCGACGCGCCCCTGTCCAGCCCGCTGATGCAGGATGAAATCTTCGGTCCCCTCCTCCCGCTGGTGGACTGCCCCAACATCGACGAGGCCATCCGCTTCGTGCGCTCGCGCCCCAAGCCGCTCGCGCTCTACAGCTTCTCCAAGGACGCGGCCGTCAACGAGCGGGTGCTGGCGGAGACGTCCAGCGGCGGCGCGGTGGTCAACGACGTGTGCGTGCACTTCGCGGTGGAGGGGCTGCCCTTCGGCGGCGTGGGCGAGTCCGGCGTGGGCGGCTACCACGGCCAGTCCAGCTTCGATGCCTTCAGCCACAAGAAGAGCGTGGTGAAGCGGCCCTTCCTGCTGGACCTGGCGATGCGCTACCCGCCGTACGTGGGCAAGCTGGGCCTCTTCAAGCGCCTGATGTAG
- the roxA gene encoding rubber dioxygenase RoxA: MRLHRCGSLAFSSVFVAALGVTQAAAAELPLLDSTPLRAPFAAACEGKPDSTLLPVDPRTLVVPGVNKPGAAVQFNAYWVDLHTPPAPFVSNLPPNPKTCGEFRASVARGKKNIETRAYFQPFTTATAYYYMYTLWGYPLRPSDFDEQIQKRFGLAKAPFRNPYPFPWENPNLTNGGSGQLPLGMVQERDSNGRWTGAIASSCSGCHDSKLGGDSESSFLWGRSSDAIDAGLIQSDMFRSTVVGNVFQIVPVPWSVGRGMSDAIGIVDLLPALFDMDSLAMVPSLLEYFPTHAGGMSRAPNWWYRAFKTRQFWDGALTSDNVRSEMAFGIANFTRSASDRRALTAEFEDNDNFFVSMSPPTYPKAINTALAEQGAILFHERDLWANGANANIPKQAGNGSCASCHGVYSPRHAANPAFLPDPRLKGISGVITPIETIRTDPARKDLMADERKRRAWNTSFLAYNDQHPDHGPYYDDPITSALRRVPRSAYDRGTGPLYSPEGPNIWIKPFGYIATPLYGAWASAPYFHNSSVPTLWDVLKPQDRPKVWKRQQVAGNALGVNAGYDMSFAAYDFNKLGWKVQALSCGDRPANDPFIPCSQEMATLDILFANIANTVANHNSLAYQSPPPITQKQIRSRMIFNSHLYGLGNEGHDFTQSLTDSERWAIIEYMKTL; this comes from the coding sequence ATGCGACTGCACCGCTGTGGATCGTTGGCTTTTTCGAGTGTCTTCGTCGCGGCCCTGGGAGTGACCCAGGCCGCGGCCGCGGAGTTGCCGTTGTTGGACAGCACCCCCTTGCGAGCGCCGTTCGCGGCGGCCTGTGAAGGGAAACCGGACTCCACGCTGTTACCCGTGGACCCGCGCACGCTCGTCGTCCCGGGCGTCAACAAGCCGGGTGCGGCCGTGCAGTTCAACGCCTACTGGGTGGACCTGCACACCCCTCCGGCGCCGTTCGTCTCCAACCTGCCGCCCAACCCCAAGACGTGTGGTGAGTTCCGGGCCAGCGTCGCTCGCGGAAAGAAGAACATCGAGACGCGGGCCTACTTCCAACCGTTCACCACGGCGACGGCGTACTACTACATGTACACGCTGTGGGGTTACCCGCTGCGTCCGTCGGACTTCGACGAGCAGATCCAGAAGCGCTTCGGCCTGGCGAAGGCCCCCTTCCGCAATCCCTATCCGTTCCCCTGGGAGAACCCCAACCTCACCAACGGAGGGAGCGGTCAGCTCCCTCTCGGCATGGTCCAGGAGCGCGACTCCAACGGCCGCTGGACGGGCGCCATCGCCTCCTCCTGTTCGGGTTGCCATGACTCGAAGCTGGGAGGCGACTCGGAATCGTCCTTCCTGTGGGGCCGCTCCAGTGACGCCATCGACGCGGGCCTCATCCAGTCCGACATGTTCCGCTCCACCGTGGTGGGCAACGTCTTCCAGATTGTCCCCGTGCCCTGGAGCGTCGGGCGCGGCATGAGCGACGCCATCGGCATCGTCGACCTGCTGCCCGCGCTCTTCGACATGGATTCCCTGGCGATGGTGCCCAGCCTGCTCGAGTACTTCCCCACCCACGCGGGCGGCATGTCGCGCGCCCCCAACTGGTGGTACCGCGCCTTCAAGACGCGCCAGTTCTGGGACGGCGCGCTCACGTCCGACAACGTCCGCTCGGAGATGGCGTTCGGCATCGCCAACTTCACCCGCTCCGCCTCCGATCGTCGCGCGCTCACCGCCGAGTTCGAGGACAACGACAACTTCTTCGTCTCGATGTCGCCGCCCACCTATCCCAAGGCCATCAACACGGCCCTGGCGGAGCAGGGCGCCATCCTCTTCCACGAGCGCGACTTGTGGGCCAACGGCGCCAACGCCAACATTCCCAAGCAGGCCGGCAACGGCTCCTGCGCGAGCTGCCACGGCGTCTACTCGCCGCGCCACGCCGCCAACCCCGCCTTCCTCCCGGACCCGCGCCTCAAGGGCATCTCCGGCGTCATCACCCCGATTGAGACCATCCGCACGGACCCGGCCCGCAAGGACCTGATGGCGGACGAGCGCAAGCGCCGCGCCTGGAACACGTCCTTCCTGGCCTACAACGACCAGCACCCGGACCACGGCCCCTACTACGACGACCCCATCACCAGCGCCCTGCGCCGCGTGCCGCGCTCCGCGTACGACCGGGGCACCGGGCCCCTCTACTCGCCGGAGGGGCCGAACATCTGGATCAAGCCCTTCGGCTACATCGCCACGCCGCTCTACGGCGCCTGGGCCTCCGCGCCGTACTTCCACAACTCCAGCGTCCCCACGCTGTGGGACGTGCTCAAGCCCCAGGACCGCCCCAAGGTCTGGAAGCGCCAGCAGGTCGCCGGCAACGCGCTGGGCGTCAACGCCGGCTACGACATGAGCTTCGCCGCGTACGACTTCAACAAGCTCGGCTGGAAGGTGCAGGCCCTGTCCTGCGGAGACCGCCCGGCCAATGACCCCTTCATCCCCTGCAGCCAGGAGATGGCCACGCTCGACATCCTGTTCGCGAACATCGCCAACACCGTCGCCAACCACAACTCGCTGGCCTACCAGTCGCCGCCGCCGATTACCCAGAAGCAGATCCGCTCGCGCATGATCTTCAACTCGCACCTGTACGGGCTCGGCAACGAGGGCCATGACTTCACCCAGTCGCTCACCGACAGCGAGCGCTGGGCCATCATCGAGTACATGAAGACGCTGTGA
- a CDS encoding SAM-dependent methyltransferase: protein MFDVMQVARQLKSAVLADPERFYSNETGAWVAGLPRPQEIRVVTGREPFWINLGYWRDVERVDETNCERVGDLFKAAQAQMAHLLARTARLSERDVVLDCGFGYADQDILWAEEYRPARIVGINVTPNQVRVGKERVKLTGLEDRVRLEVGSATQIPFGDGEFDVVFALESAMHFRTRGDFLREAFRVLRPGGRLVMADMCQKTDRESGAGLRRRLRHRYWRGRIAFPEANVWTTQRYLTELNIAGFHQGKLESIASDVYPAVNTALAALRGMTAAEREPGSVTVAKVREDVRRARQMEFEQLQWLTLFNCDEYAVVSAEKP from the coding sequence ATGTTCGACGTCATGCAGGTCGCAAGGCAGCTCAAGAGCGCGGTGCTGGCGGACCCCGAGCGTTTCTATTCGAACGAGACGGGTGCATGGGTGGCAGGCCTGCCCAGACCGCAAGAGATTCGCGTCGTCACGGGGCGGGAGCCCTTCTGGATCAACCTGGGCTACTGGCGCGACGTGGAGCGCGTGGACGAGACGAACTGTGAGCGCGTCGGTGATTTGTTCAAAGCCGCACAAGCCCAGATGGCCCACCTGCTCGCGCGCACGGCGCGGCTGAGCGAGCGGGACGTGGTGCTCGACTGTGGGTTCGGCTACGCCGACCAGGACATCCTCTGGGCGGAGGAATACCGCCCCGCCAGAATCGTGGGCATCAATGTCACACCCAATCAGGTCCGCGTGGGCAAGGAGCGCGTGAAGCTGACGGGGCTGGAGGACCGGGTGCGGCTGGAGGTGGGCTCGGCGACCCAGATTCCCTTTGGTGACGGCGAGTTCGACGTCGTCTTCGCGCTGGAGTCCGCGATGCACTTCCGCACGCGCGGCGACTTCCTGCGCGAGGCCTTCCGGGTGCTCAGGCCCGGTGGGCGTCTGGTGATGGCGGACATGTGTCAGAAGACGGACCGCGAGTCCGGCGCGGGCCTGCGCCGACGCCTGAGGCACCGCTACTGGCGTGGACGGATTGCGTTTCCGGAGGCCAACGTCTGGACGACGCAGCGCTACCTCACCGAGCTGAACATCGCCGGGTTCCACCAGGGGAAGCTGGAGTCCATCGCGTCGGATGTCTACCCGGCCGTCAACACCGCGCTGGCCGCGCTCCGGGGCATGACGGCCGCGGAGCGTGAGCCCGGCAGCGTCACCGTGGCGAAGGTGCGCGAGGACGTGCGGCGCGCCCGCCAGATGGAGTTCGAGCAGCTCCAGTGGCTGACGCTGTTCAACTGCGACGAGTACGCGGTGGTCAGCGCCGAGAAGCCCTGA